CAGCTGCTGAACCGGCATGAGCCGGTGCTGACGCATATGCTCGAGGCCAAGGCAGCCTCGCCGGAGGATCTCTATGTCATGCTGACCGCGCTGGCCGGCGAGCTGTCTACCTTTGTCCGCACCGCTACCCGGCGTCCGCTGCCGTTTGGCGCCTATCGCCACGACGAGCCGCACACCTGCCTGAAGCCGGTGGTCGATGACCTGCGCTTCCTGCTCAACGTGGTGCTGGAGCGCAGTGCGCAGCGCATCGAGCTGCGCGACCAGTCCCACGGCATCCGGCTTGCGGTGCTGGAGCCGAGCGAGTTCTCGCGCTTCCATACCTTTGTGCTGGCCGTTGGCGCGCAGATGCCGCCCGACGTGCTGCAGCGGCAATTCCCGGCCCAGGCCAAGGCGGGGCCTTCGGAGCGCCTTGCCGAACTGATCCGCTCGCACCTTCCCGGCATCCCGCTGCGGCCGCTGCCCGTGCCGCCGCGTCAGATTCCGTTCAACGCCGGGCAGGTCTACTTCGAGTTGTCCCAGGACCATCCGCTGTGGGAGCAGGTCCAGCGCTACGGCGGCCTCGCGTTGCATGTGGCCGGCCATTTTCCGGAAATTCGTCTCGAGTTGTGGGGAGTGCGCAGCTGATGGAAGACGCAGTCGAACACACCGGCGAGACCATGCCGCCGTCCGCCATCGCGGACGCTGTCAGCGGGGCCGACGCGACATCCGCGGACACCACCGCGCCAGGACGTTCCGCATGGCGCTGGAACACACCCGAAACGCTGGAGCAGCGTGCCGCGCGCATTGCGGCCAGCGCCAATCCCCTGCTTGCCGCGGCGCAACCGCTGCTGCGCACGCTGGCCGACATGCCGGCGGAGCTGCCCGGTGATGGTGCGGCGCAAGCGCTCAAGCAGATGCTGATGCAGGAGATCTTGCGGTTCCAGGCGGTCTGCGAGCGCGCCAACCTGCGCCGCGAGCATGTGCTCGCCGCACGCTACACGCTCTGCACCGCGCTTGACGAGGCCGCCAACGCGACCCGCTGGGGCGAAGCCGGCGACTGGGCGACGCAGAGCCTGCTGATCCAGTGCCACCAGGAGGGAGACGGCGGCGAGAAAGTGTTCCAGCTGCTGGGCCGGCTGGTGGCCTCGCCGCAAGAGCACATGCACGTCATCGAGCTGGTCTACCAGGTGTTGTCACTGGGCTTTCGCGGCCGCTACGGCAAGCGGTCCGAAGGACCGCGCGAACTCGACGCGATCCGCCAGCAACTGTTGAACCTGATCGCCGGCGCGCGCGAAAGCGTGCCGCGCGAGCTGTCTCCGCACTGGCGCGGCGCGGCGCCCGGCAAGCTGCGGCTGCTGCGTTCGGTGCCGGTGTGGGTCACGGCCTGCGTGTTGTCGCTCGGCATTGCGGCATTGTTCGGCTGGTACAAGTACCAGCTGCTCGCCGGCACCGATGCGCTGGCGCGGCAGATCGTCGCCATCGGCCACGCCGCGCCGCCGGATCCGCCGAAGGCAATGCGGCTGGCGGCGCTGCTGCGGGCGGAGATCGCCCGCGGCGTCGTGAGCGTCAGCGAAGACGACAAGCGCAGCACGGTCACGTTCCGCGGCGACGACATGTTCGCCGCCGGCCAGGTGGATGTCGGCAGCAAGGTCCTGCCGGTGCTCGACAAGGTGGCCGCAGAGATCAGCAAGGTCGCCGGACAGGTCAACGTCATCGGCCATACCGACAACGTTCCGATCAGGACCGCACGCTTTCCTTCCAACCAGGTGTTGTCCGAAGAGCGCGCGGCCGTCGTCGCCGAATACCTCGCCGGCAAGGGCGTTGCCAAGGGAAGGCTGGCGGCGGTGGGCAAGGGCGATAGCGAGCCGCTGGCGGGCAATGCGTCGCCCGCCGCGCGCGCCCAGAACCGCCGTGTGGAAATCGTGGTGATGCATTGAGAGAGAGAGTGCGGTATGGAATTCCTGAAACGTTGCCTGGCCGTGCTGTTCTCGCGTCAGATGCTGGTGTACGTGGCGCTGGCGCTAGCCGCGGCCGCGATCTGGTTTATCGGTCCGCTGCTCGCGTTCAATGGTTTGCGGCCGTTGGCGGGGATCGGCATGCGGATGGCCGCCATCGTGCTGCTGCTGGCGCTGGCATTGTTGCTGGTGCTGCGCTGGTCGGTGGCGGTGATCGGGATCGCCGTGCTTTGCCTGGCAATCTGGCATGCCGGGCCGCTGCTTGCTGTCGGCGCAGCGCATCCGCTCGCTTCGGACGTCGTGCGGGTCGTCGTCATTGCCGTGCTTGTCTTTTTGCTCGCGGCCTATGAAGTGTTCCGTTTCCTGCGCCGCTCGCGGGCGAACGATTCGTTGCTGCAGAAGCTGCTGAACCCTGGCGGCAAGCGTCCGGAAGCCATTGCCACGGACGAGCTCGCCATTGTGGAAGAGGCTGTGCGGAAGGCGCTGAGGCAGCTCAAGGGGATGCGCAGCGGTGGCGGGATCGGTCGCGTCCTGGAAGGCAGGCGCTACCTGTACGAACTGCCGTGGTACATGGTGGTCGGCGTAGAGGGAGCGGGCAAGACCACCGCCCTGCTCAATGCCGGTTTGCAGTTCCCGTTGCCGGAGCAGATGAGCGCCGCCGCGCTGGCCGGCAAGGATCGAGGCACCCGGACTGCAAGCTGGTGGCTTTCGAACGAGGCCGTGCTGATCGACACGGCCGGCCGCTATACCAGCCATGGCCAGAATCCAAAGATCGACCAGGCCGAGTGGACCGGGTTCCTCACGATGCTGCGCAGGCATCGCAGCC
This genomic window from Cupriavidus oxalaticus contains:
- the tssL gene encoding type VI secretion system protein TssL, long form → MEDAVEHTGETMPPSAIADAVSGADATSADTTAPGRSAWRWNTPETLEQRAARIAASANPLLAAAQPLLRTLADMPAELPGDGAAQALKQMLMQEILRFQAVCERANLRREHVLAARYTLCTALDEAANATRWGEAGDWATQSLLIQCHQEGDGGEKVFQLLGRLVASPQEHMHVIELVYQVLSLGFRGRYGKRSEGPRELDAIRQQLLNLIAGARESVPRELSPHWRGAAPGKLRLLRSVPVWVTACVLSLGIAALFGWYKYQLLAGTDALARQIVAIGHAAPPDPPKAMRLAALLRAEIARGVVSVSEDDKRSTVTFRGDDMFAAGQVDVGSKVLPVLDKVAAEISKVAGQVNVIGHTDNVPIRTARFPSNQVLSEERAAVVAEYLAGKGVAKGRLAAVGKGDSEPLAGNASPAARAQNRRVEIVVMH